A window of Ignavibacteriales bacterium contains these coding sequences:
- a CDS encoding efflux RND transporter permease subunit yields the protein MTITELSIRRPVFLLMIFGAIAVFGFISLSRMGSSMFPETDFPTITVTTLYPGANPEENETSITKPIEEAVSTINGIKNVRSWSREGVSTVIVEFKLGLDGNNARLDVQKKVDEIRFSLPDDAEIPIVSKWDASAIPILNIAVYSKTRTLDELYLIVDKQVKNRFQQVEGVADILISGQKERQINIAVDPEQLAQYKLSILDVVNSLKMENLDVPAGSIETKTKEHGVRVLGKFRNVDAIKKAPIFTPVGKEIYLQNIANVDDSFKKMKSLNRIDGTSSLGIAVRPQPGSNSVRVADLVKQEMERLKTRLPSDIQFAIAYDQSSFTKNSISEVRDNLLEAIVLTGFIIFIFLRNIRNTVIVLLAIPTSIIATFSLMYYAGFTFNMLSLMGLATSIGILVDDSIVVLENTNRHLSLGKNPFRAALDGRNEIGLAAIAITLTHIAVFIPIAFMGGIVGKFFAQFGLTITFAILFSLFVSFTLTPMLASRWLKKTVDESSSKEKNKVMELLKNKYGKLSGWALRHRKTVLAVTTLVFIGSIALIPLGAVSTEFFTPPDTGELMVEVETPAGTSLEKTDAVTRMLEAKLAAVPEVKSRFVTLGKVSNEEMTLNGSQVGQLKLLLYQGKKFRSTQEVAQAIRELGKEIPGIAMRVYPPSIMGGGGGNLPIRIEVAGSETRDFNIASKMIVDAIRNIPGILEVSSSWKAGAPEIKAEIDPLKCAALGIPSAVVGATLRTGIDGDISNKYKEGDREYNMMVTLPEAKKKSAEDISSMNVKSISGEIITLGQLARIYQDYGPVEIQRKNHNRQFVVTANVVGRPLGDVSNDVTEAINKLNPPRTITKVGLTGDVEMMDETFTNMTIALVLSILFVYMIMAALFESFLYPFVIMFSLPVTVVGAILGLMIAGKTLNLFSMIGVIMLVGLVVMNAILLVDFTNTLRKRGLSRNEALIEAGKTRLRPILMTTLALIFGMSPLALELGAGSEMRSGMAVVIMGGMISSSLLTLVFIPVVYSIVDDMKVWVGKLLNLRSAEINIDESLK from the coding sequence ATGACAATTACAGAATTATCCATCCGTCGCCCCGTTTTTCTTTTAATGATCTTTGGTGCCATAGCTGTTTTCGGATTCATCTCGCTTTCTCGAATGGGATCTTCAATGTTCCCGGAGACCGACTTCCCAACCATTACAGTTACAACATTATACCCGGGAGCTAATCCGGAAGAGAATGAAACATCAATTACGAAACCGATTGAAGAAGCGGTCAGCACAATCAACGGCATCAAGAATGTCAGGTCGTGGTCTCGTGAAGGTGTTTCGACAGTAATTGTGGAATTCAAATTAGGACTTGACGGAAACAATGCCCGATTGGATGTGCAGAAAAAAGTTGATGAAATACGGTTCTCGCTTCCTGATGACGCCGAGATTCCAATAGTTTCAAAATGGGATGCCTCCGCCATACCGATTTTGAATATCGCAGTTTATTCTAAAACACGAACGCTTGATGAGTTGTATCTCATCGTTGATAAGCAAGTGAAGAATAGATTCCAACAAGTGGAAGGGGTTGCTGATATTCTGATCTCGGGTCAAAAAGAACGACAGATCAATATTGCTGTTGACCCGGAACAATTAGCCCAATACAAGTTGTCAATTTTAGATGTTGTGAATTCCCTGAAGATGGAGAATCTTGATGTACCGGCTGGTTCAATAGAAACAAAAACGAAAGAGCACGGCGTTAGAGTTCTGGGCAAATTCCGGAATGTTGACGCCATCAAAAAGGCGCCGATCTTTACACCCGTTGGCAAGGAAATTTACCTGCAAAACATTGCAAATGTAGATGACTCTTTTAAGAAAATGAAGAGTTTGAATCGAATAGATGGTACTTCAAGTTTGGGAATTGCAGTTCGACCACAGCCGGGTTCCAACAGCGTTCGTGTGGCTGATTTAGTAAAGCAAGAAATGGAACGACTGAAGACTCGTCTTCCTTCCGATATTCAATTCGCTATCGCATACGACCAATCGTCATTCACAAAAAATTCTATTTCTGAAGTACGCGACAATCTGCTTGAAGCTATTGTGTTGACCGGGTTCATTATTTTTATCTTTCTGCGAAACATACGGAATACAGTCATCGTTCTTTTAGCAATACCTACTTCGATTATTGCAACTTTTTCTTTGATGTACTACGCAGGATTTACATTTAATATGCTCTCGCTAATGGGACTGGCAACCTCGATAGGAATACTCGTCGACGATTCAATTGTAGTTCTTGAAAATACAAATCGGCATTTGAGTTTGGGAAAGAATCCATTTCGAGCTGCACTTGATGGAAGGAATGAGATAGGACTTGCAGCTATTGCCATCACATTGACACACATTGCAGTGTTTATTCCTATCGCTTTTATGGGCGGAATTGTCGGAAAGTTTTTTGCGCAATTCGGACTCACGATAACATTTGCAATACTCTTCTCACTTTTTGTTTCATTCACGCTCACGCCAATGTTAGCATCACGTTGGTTGAAAAAGACGGTGGATGAATCTTCTTCCAAAGAGAAAAACAAAGTGATGGAACTTCTCAAAAATAAGTATGGGAAATTAAGCGGCTGGGCACTTAGGCACAGAAAAACTGTCCTCGCCGTTACAACATTAGTATTTATAGGAAGTATTGCTCTTATTCCTTTAGGTGCAGTGAGCACCGAGTTTTTCACGCCACCTGATACAGGCGAGTTGATGGTGGAAGTTGAAACTCCTGCCGGTACTTCTCTTGAAAAAACTGACGCCGTTACAAGAATGTTGGAAGCTAAACTTGCCGCTGTGCCGGAGGTGAAATCACGATTTGTTACACTCGGCAAAGTTTCCAATGAGGAAATGACTTTAAACGGCAGTCAAGTTGGACAACTAAAACTTCTCCTCTATCAAGGCAAAAAATTTCGTTCAACTCAAGAAGTTGCCCAGGCTATACGGGAATTGGGAAAGGAAATTCCCGGTATTGCTATGCGAGTTTATCCACCCAGTATTATGGGAGGTGGCGGAGGAAATCTTCCGATTCGAATTGAAGTTGCCGGCTCAGAAACTAGGGACTTTAATATTGCATCAAAAATGATTGTGGATGCGATAAGAAACATTCCAGGTATTTTGGAAGTGTCATCATCTTGGAAAGCTGGCGCTCCGGAAATCAAAGCTGAAATTGATCCATTAAAATGCGCTGCATTAGGAATTCCTTCAGCGGTAGTTGGCGCTACGTTACGTACAGGTATTGACGGCGACATCTCAAACAAATATAAAGAAGGCGACCGCGAATACAATATGATGGTCACACTGCCGGAAGCAAAAAAGAAAAGCGCTGAGGATATTTCATCTATGAACGTCAAATCAATTTCCGGAGAGATAATCACATTAGGCCAGCTTGCACGCATTTATCAAGATTATGGTCCTGTTGAAATTCAGCGTAAAAACCACAACCGACAATTTGTTGTTACTGCGAACGTTGTTGGCAGACCTCTTGGCGATGTGAGCAATGATGTTACTGAAGCAATCAACAAATTGAATCCACCGCGAACAATTACAAAAGTTGGTCTGACGGGAGATGTAGAAATGATGGATGAAACTTTTACCAACATGACTATCGCGCTTGTGCTTTCGATTTTGTTTGTGTACATGATCATGGCTGCTCTTTTTGAATCGTTCCTCTATCCATTCGTCATCATGTTCTCACTGCCGGTCACTGTAGTCGGCGCCATCCTTGGACTAATGATAGCGGGCAAAACACTCAATCTGTTTTCAATGATTGGCGTTATTATGCTAGTGGGATTAGTTGTGATGAATGCGATCCTTTTAGTTGACTTTACCAACACATTACGCAAGCGTGGTCTGAGCCGGAATGAAGCGTTAATTGAAGCAGGCAAAACACGGCTCCGCCCAATTTTAATGACAACACTTGCGCTTATATTCGGTATGTCGCCACTTGCGTTGGAATTGGGAGCCGGTTCAGAAATGAGATCCGGTATGGCAGTAGTTATTATGGGAGGAATGATAAGTTCATCGCTTCTTACTCTAGTTTTTATTCCGGTTGTCTATTCGATTGTGGATGATATGAAAGTGTGGGTTGGGAAGTTATTGAATTTGAGAAGTGCTGAAATAAATATTGATGAAAGTCTAAAATAG
- a CDS encoding ATP-binding protein, with the protein MSLKKLFIVLLGIQFILVVVLMVLTLFQFQNQGDLNKSRDIHFKSYLLADELRQSSDDLSRMARTYVVTGNTEHERDYWTILDIRNGKSPRPVSYNRIYWDFKVATGQKPRPDGEAISLQDLMIKEGFTKAEFEKLSLAQKNSDGLVKTEMIAMNAVKGLFDDGSGNFTVKKKPDREMAIRIMNDEAYYTNKAEIMKPIDEFYVMFEKRTATDVAKYEQRSTNLLWYSTTLIIIIMGMFIIFFVAIERQITTRMHSEEALRESEDSYRDLVENSSDLIITHDLDGNLLSSNGTALKIIGYSKDEIINMNLQNIIVPEYRRLFNVYLDNIKRIGHARGLMIIQTKTGEKRIWEYNNTLRTEGIAKPIVRGMAKDVTEQKRAELERRVLYEITHGVTTTANLDELLKLIHNSLKKIIYAENCFVALNDQTTELFSFPYFVDKFDPTPEPVAMRKSCSAYVFKTGKSLLLTQKLFDQLVEQDEVELVGTNSPSWIGVPLQTPSKTIGVLVLQHYEEENVYTERDVKFLDTVGSQIAIVIERKLAEKEIKKRNEQLSKLNSEKDKFFSIIAHDLKNPFVTILGFSELLLADYAELNDEERKYYIEEMKKSADLSHNLLQNLLLWSRAQTGRIEFNPQKLNLHNIFHENLDLVKATADRKQIQLNHDLPDDITLIADEDMLNTIIRNLLTNAIKFTNKGGTISVKAVSNEHDIEIAVADSGVGMDQKTIDNLFRLDVTSSASGTESESGTGLGLILCKEFVEKNNGKIWVESELGKGSTFYFNLPNAE; encoded by the coding sequence ATGTCTCTAAAGAAACTATTCATAGTTCTTTTGGGGATTCAATTTATATTAGTTGTTGTTTTGATGGTATTGACTCTTTTTCAATTCCAGAATCAAGGAGATCTGAATAAGAGCCGAGACATTCATTTCAAATCCTATTTGCTGGCGGATGAGCTGCGCCAAAGCTCGGACGATCTTTCACGTATGGCGCGGACTTATGTTGTAACCGGCAACACTGAGCATGAACGCGACTACTGGACTATTCTCGACATCCGCAATGGCAAAAGCCCTCGTCCGGTGAGTTACAACCGCATCTACTGGGATTTCAAAGTGGCAACAGGACAGAAACCGCGCCCCGATGGTGAAGCAATATCACTTCAAGATTTGATGATCAAAGAAGGTTTTACAAAAGCTGAGTTTGAGAAATTATCCTTAGCGCAGAAGAATTCGGATGGGTTGGTCAAAACAGAAATGATCGCTATGAATGCAGTAAAAGGTTTGTTTGATGATGGTTCCGGAAACTTTACAGTAAAGAAAAAACCCGACCGCGAGATGGCAATAAGAATAATGAATGATGAGGCATATTATACAAACAAAGCTGAAATCATGAAGCCGATTGATGAATTCTATGTTATGTTTGAAAAACGAACCGCCACAGATGTCGCCAAGTATGAACAACGTTCAACAAACTTACTTTGGTATAGCACAACGCTTATCATAATTATTATGGGCATGTTTATAATATTCTTTGTTGCAATCGAACGCCAGATTACTACGCGCATGCATTCAGAAGAAGCATTACGCGAAAGCGAAGATAGTTACCGCGATCTGGTTGAAAACAGTAGCGACTTGATAATAACCCACGACCTGGATGGAAATCTTCTCTCATCGAATGGTACTGCGTTAAAAATTATCGGCTATTCTAAAGACGAAATAATAAATATGAATTTGCAAAATATTATAGTCCCGGAATACCGAAGGCTCTTTAATGTTTATTTGGATAATATAAAAAGAATTGGACATGCACGCGGACTTATGATAATTCAAACTAAAACCGGTGAAAAACGTATTTGGGAATATAATAACACACTCCGAACCGAAGGTATTGCTAAGCCAATAGTGCGGGGGATGGCTAAGGATGTTACGGAGCAGAAGCGGGCGGAATTAGAACGACGAGTATTATATGAAATAACACACGGCGTTACTACAACTGCCAATCTCGATGAACTGCTGAAGTTGATACATAATTCTCTAAAGAAAATAATTTATGCGGAGAATTGTTTTGTTGCACTTAATGATCAAACCACAGAACTTTTTAGCTTTCCATATTTTGTCGATAAGTTCGATCCAACTCCCGAACCTGTAGCTATGCGGAAAAGCTGTTCCGCTTACGTTTTCAAGACAGGTAAATCGTTACTGCTTACACAAAAATTATTTGACCAACTCGTAGAACAAGACGAAGTCGAATTAGTTGGTACAAATAGCCCGTCATGGATTGGTGTGCCGTTGCAAACACCAAGCAAAACAATTGGTGTTTTAGTTCTTCAACACTATGAAGAGGAGAATGTATATACTGAACGAGATGTTAAATTTCTCGACACCGTTGGAAGTCAAATTGCTATTGTTATTGAACGCAAGCTAGCAGAAAAAGAAATTAAAAAACGTAACGAACAACTATCAAAACTTAATTCAGAAAAAGATAAATTCTTTTCAATAATAGCACATGATTTGAAAAATCCTTTTGTTACTATTTTAGGGTTTTCTGAACTGCTTCTTGCAGATTATGCAGAACTAAACGATGAAGAAAGAAAATATTATATCGAAGAGATGAAAAAATCTGCTGATCTTTCTCATAATTTGCTGCAGAATTTATTACTATGGTCGCGTGCTCAAACTGGCCGTATTGAATTCAATCCGCAAAAACTTAACCTTCACAATATTTTTCATGAAAATTTAGATCTTGTTAAAGCAACTGCGGACAGAAAACAGATTCAATTAAACCATGATCTACCCGATGATATAACGCTTATTGCTGATGAAGATATGCTCAACACTATTATTAGAAATCTTCTGACTAATGCAATAAAATTTACAAATAAAGGTGGGACAATTTCTGTGAAAGCAGTTTCAAATGAACATGATATAGAAATTGCAGTTGCTGATTCTGGGGTCGGCATGGATCAAAAAACTATTGATAATCTATTCAGATTGGATGTAACTAGTTCAGCAAGTGGGACTGAGAGTGAGTCCGGAACCGGACTCGGGTTAATTCTGTGCAAGGAATTCGTTGAAAAAAATAACGGTAAGATTTGGGTTGAAAGTGAATTAGGAAAAGGAAGTACTTTTTATTTTAATTTGCCGAATGCGGAATAA
- a CDS encoding efflux RND transporter periplasmic adaptor subunit, whose product MKKILSFIILLSLFAINSCDKQEAAGNRKAEELANHPLPVEISIIKQTEWIEDVSTYGSVKKPDVVDIFPKMPGKLVRLLVLEGQKIKNDDVIAIVERDEVGLSFKPVEVKSTIAGKVETLYLKEGSRVSDSNPILSISKQEDLKLLVELFETDLAKVREGLEVIITLDALPNREFTGKVSLIKSNLNSHSGKGEVEITFDKNYSEIISGMFGRAGIIINRKPALAIVPDAIRRINGNRAVYVVKDGIAKLTFVELGMQKQSAVEIKKGISAGDTVITFSSDELKDGSRVKIIGGNQK is encoded by the coding sequence ATGAAAAAGATTCTCTCATTTATCATTCTATTATCACTGTTTGCTATAAATAGCTGTGATAAACAAGAAGCGGCAGGAAATAGAAAAGCTGAAGAACTTGCTAACCATCCGCTGCCTGTAGAGATAAGTATAATAAAACAAACCGAATGGATTGAAGATGTTTCTACTTACGGTTCTGTGAAGAAGCCTGACGTAGTAGATATTTTTCCAAAAATGCCGGGAAAATTAGTCCGGCTGCTTGTACTAGAAGGACAAAAAATAAAAAACGATGATGTTATTGCAATTGTCGAGCGGGATGAAGTTGGCTTATCATTCAAACCGGTTGAAGTGAAATCTACAATCGCTGGAAAAGTTGAGACGTTGTATCTAAAGGAAGGCTCTCGCGTTTCAGACTCTAATCCCATTCTCTCAATCTCAAAGCAAGAAGATTTGAAGCTACTAGTTGAGCTTTTTGAAACCGATCTGGCAAAAGTCCGTGAGGGTCTGGAAGTTATTATTACTCTTGATGCTTTGCCGAACCGCGAATTCACCGGCAAAGTGAGTTTGATTAAGTCGAATCTCAATTCTCATAGCGGCAAAGGCGAAGTTGAAATTACATTCGATAAAAATTATTCGGAAATCATATCGGGAATGTTCGGCCGAGCGGGTATAATCATCAATAGAAAGCCGGCTCTGGCAATTGTTCCCGATGCAATAAGACGGATAAACGGCAATCGAGCTGTGTATGTTGTTAAAGACGGTATTGCAAAATTAACTTTTGTGGAACTTGGAATGCAGAAACAGTCTGCAGTCGAAATAAAAAAGGGTATTAGCGCCGGAGATACTGTTATTACATTCTCTTCGGATGAATTGAAAGACGGCTCGCGTGTGAAAATTATTGGGGGAAACCAAAAATGA
- a CDS encoding TolC family protein: MTFHLRIFLILFFFFSSLLQLNAQIANKESNSSLTLAESVRLAQENNKSILLARESILGAEAKMDESRSVYFPQLRLDANYTRLNTFSTFKFEIPGLPAEEFKLGTQNNYNAQVALNQSLFNWGRNGKMVEMNEIELLQAKHSAAFTEREVTYLTVQLYYQILMMSEAIKVINENLSLLEQRLSTMKKKYEAGETSSFDILSMEVQISSVNGEILNAETSLRKLKIQFNKIIGRSLDTFVQLQDSLTYIKISMDEKMLFQEAFANRIELKQLQEREKQASLQKDISSTMNKPNVDLFFNWDLRNGYLPKVDIFKGSWNAGLSFSLPLFDGFRTSSQVQQAEVSLKITQMQYDNTKDQIAIEIKNVLLDLQTKEKQIEIEQKKIELTKQSLATAEERYYRGLVSTLDLLDVQQSLQTAKLNYVQAVGYYIISKYSLQKSVGRNVF; this comes from the coding sequence ATGACGTTTCATCTTCGAATATTTTTAATCTTGTTTTTCTTCTTTTCTTCACTGCTCCAACTAAACGCACAGATAGCGAACAAAGAATCAAACAGCAGTTTAACTCTTGCCGAAAGCGTAAGACTTGCACAGGAAAACAATAAAAGCATTCTTCTGGCAAGAGAATCTATTTTAGGAGCCGAAGCCAAAATGGATGAATCTCGCAGCGTTTATTTTCCACAGCTTCGCTTAGATGCGAACTATACCCGGTTAAATACATTCTCTACATTCAAGTTCGAGATTCCGGGTTTGCCGGCTGAAGAATTTAAGCTTGGAACGCAAAATAATTACAATGCGCAAGTGGCTCTCAACCAATCGCTTTTCAATTGGGGAAGAAACGGCAAAATGGTTGAGATGAATGAAATTGAATTATTGCAAGCGAAACACAGTGCAGCTTTCACGGAACGTGAAGTAACTTATCTAACGGTTCAACTATATTATCAGATACTGATGATGAGTGAAGCAATTAAAGTAATTAATGAAAACCTTTCACTTCTTGAACAGCGGCTTTCTACCATGAAGAAAAAATATGAAGCCGGGGAAACATCGTCCTTTGATATTCTATCCATGGAAGTTCAAATCAGTTCGGTTAATGGTGAAATACTGAACGCTGAAACAAGTCTTAGAAAACTAAAGATACAGTTCAACAAAATCATCGGTCGTTCGCTGGATACTTTCGTACAGCTGCAAGATTCACTGACGTACATTAAAATTTCGATGGATGAAAAAATGTTGTTTCAGGAAGCATTCGCTAACAGAATTGAACTCAAGCAGTTACAAGAGAGAGAAAAACAAGCATCGCTGCAAAAAGATATTTCTTCAACGATGAACAAGCCAAATGTTGATCTTTTCTTCAATTGGGATCTTCGGAATGGATACCTTCCTAAAGTAGATATCTTCAAAGGAAGTTGGAATGCCGGGCTTTCTTTTTCTCTTCCATTATTTGATGGTTTTAGAACAAGTTCCCAAGTTCAGCAAGCGGAAGTATCGCTAAAGATAACTCAAATGCAATATGACAATACTAAAGATCAAATAGCAATTGAAATAAAAAATGTGTTACTCGATTTGCAAACAAAAGAAAAACAAATTGAAATTGAACAAAAGAAAATAGAGTTGACGAAACAATCGCTCGCAACTGCCGAAGAAAGATACTATCGCGGTTTAGTAAGCACTTTGGACCTACTCGATGTTCAGCAATCTCTTCAAACCGCAAAACTTAATTATGTACAAGCTGTAGGTTATTATATAATTAGTAAGTACAGCCTGCAGAAATCAGTAGGCCGCAATGTTTTTTAA
- a CDS encoding tyrosine-type recombinase/integrase, translated as MFISTSKKSPFYQLTYEVDGKRTTVSTKTKNLQDAYKFMANFSRIGKLTHAERKETKQQIKSTSLSKFKEEYVDHIKSTKSKSYLRSIKLSFKMLIAFTGDLQLSKLELHTIDKFITHTYSRTPRGAALYYRTLKAAFSKAVLWDYLSENPLKKIKTPKVSKAFPVFISETELKTILENTQDVYLKDLFFTAFYTGMRLGELVNMKWSWVDLKQNQITVQCSEFFTTKSKKERIIPFNPNLKTIIINRFPKVFNIKNDEYVFSKSPGVKFNEDFISKQFKVSIRAAKLDDKIHFHTLRHSFASLLVQRGVSLYVVKELLGHETISTTQIYSHLQQQNLRDAVNLL; from the coding sequence ATGTTCATTTCAACATCTAAAAAATCACCGTTCTATCAACTCACTTATGAAGTTGATGGAAAGCGAACGACTGTTTCCACCAAAACGAAAAATCTTCAAGATGCCTACAAATTCATGGCTAACTTTTCTCGTATTGGTAAATTAACACATGCTGAAAGGAAAGAAACCAAACAACAAATCAAATCTACCTCACTATCAAAATTCAAGGAGGAATATGTTGACCACATTAAGTCAACAAAATCTAAAAGCTATCTTCGTTCAATAAAGCTTTCTTTCAAAATGCTGATTGCATTTACCGGAGATCTTCAATTAAGTAAATTAGAACTTCACACAATCGATAAATTCATCACTCATACTTATTCACGAACTCCGAGAGGAGCTGCTCTTTATTACCGTACACTAAAAGCAGCTTTTAGTAAAGCTGTTCTTTGGGATTATCTTTCAGAAAATCCACTGAAGAAAATTAAAACTCCAAAAGTTTCTAAAGCTTTTCCGGTTTTCATCTCCGAAACTGAATTGAAAACTATTCTGGAAAATACACAAGATGTATATCTCAAAGATTTATTTTTTACCGCTTTTTATACTGGTATGCGCCTTGGTGAATTAGTAAATATGAAGTGGTCTTGGGTCGATCTGAAACAGAATCAAATTACTGTTCAATGCTCAGAGTTTTTCACAACCAAGAGTAAAAAAGAAAGGATCATCCCGTTTAATCCTAATCTCAAAACGATTATTATTAATCGCTTTCCAAAAGTATTCAATATTAAAAATGATGAATATGTTTTTTCAAAATCCCCTGGAGTAAAATTCAATGAAGACTTCATAAGCAAACAATTCAAAGTCTCAATTCGTGCCGCCAAACTTGATGATAAAATTCACTTCCACACTTTGCGTCATTCTTTTGCTTCGCTGTTGGTCCAACGCGGAGTTTCTTTGTACGTGGTTAAAGAATTACTTGGTCATGAAACGATTTCGACAACTCAGATTTACAGTCACCTTCAGCAACAAAATTTGAGAGATGCGGTGAATCTTCTATAA
- a CDS encoding pyridoxal-dependent decarboxylase: protein MKHLLKETTERAWRYLDGLNDRNVAPKPEAIANLRLLDEPLPEAPTDPEAVVALLDEIGSPATVATAGSRYFGFVVGGSLPATVAANWLATVWDQNAGIVTLSPIAAKLEEVAMRWLLDMLGLSSDCGVGFVTCATQANFSGLAAARHALLARQGWDVEARGLFGAPPITVVVGDEVHVSVLRALMTLGLGRERVIRVPVDGQGRMRANSLPPLDENTIVCIQAGNVNTGAFDHADEIIPQAKAAGAWVHVDGAFGLWAAVAPNRKHLVKGFANADSWATDAHKWLNVPYDSGIVIVREQLHLRAAFSITAAYLVHGEQREPEDYTPEFSRRARGVEVWAALRSLGREGLADMIERTCRHATHFAKGLHAAGYNILNDVVINQVLVSFGDAATTRRIIAAIQEEGTCWAGASVWQGHTAMRISISSWATTDQDVERSLEAIIRVAEEVRQSGCLLP, encoded by the coding sequence ATGAAGCACTTGTTGAAAGAAACCACTGAACGCGCGTGGCGTTATCTGGATGGACTGAATGATCGGAACGTGGCGCCAAAGCCGGAAGCCATTGCTAATCTGCGACTGCTTGATGAGCCGTTGCCTGAAGCACCCACCGACCCGGAAGCGGTCGTTGCGTTGTTGGATGAAATCGGTTCACCTGCGACGGTGGCGACGGCCGGCTCGCGCTATTTCGGCTTTGTTGTCGGCGGCTCACTCCCGGCAACGGTTGCTGCTAATTGGCTGGCTACGGTGTGGGATCAAAACGCAGGCATAGTAACTCTCTCACCGATTGCTGCTAAATTGGAAGAAGTCGCTATGCGCTGGTTGCTTGATATGCTAGGGTTATCGTCTGATTGTGGTGTAGGTTTTGTCACCTGTGCAACTCAGGCGAATTTTTCTGGTTTAGCCGCTGCAAGACATGCTCTTCTCGCCCGACAGGGCTGGGATGTCGAAGCCCGGGGCTTATTCGGTGCACCGCCGATTACAGTAGTAGTCGGAGATGAAGTCCACGTGAGTGTGCTGAGGGCTCTCATGACACTAGGTCTGGGACGCGAGCGAGTCATCAGAGTTCCAGTTGATGGTCAAGGTAGAATGCGTGCGAATTCTTTGCCGCCACTTGATGAAAATACAATCGTCTGCATTCAGGCGGGTAACGTCAACACAGGCGCATTCGACCATGCAGATGAGATCATTCCACAAGCAAAAGCTGCGGGCGCATGGGTTCACGTGGATGGTGCATTTGGATTATGGGCGGCTGTAGCACCGAATCGTAAACATCTGGTCAAGGGTTTTGCAAATGCCGACTCGTGGGCAACGGATGCCCACAAGTGGCTCAACGTGCCTTATGACAGCGGGATTGTCATCGTTCGTGAACAGTTGCACCTGCGTGCAGCATTCTCGATTACTGCCGCCTATTTAGTTCATGGAGAACAGCGTGAACCAGAAGACTATACACCGGAGTTCTCGCGCCGGGCACGCGGAGTTGAGGTGTGGGCAGCGTTACGCTCATTGGGACGAGAGGGACTTGCCGACATGATCGAGCGTACCTGCCGACATGCAACGCATTTTGCCAAAGGGTTGCACGCAGCAGGCTATAACATTCTCAACGACGTAGTCATTAATCAGGTGCTGGTTTCATTCGGAGATGCAGCGACAACGCGTCGCATCATCGCTGCCATTCAGGAAGAAGGTACTTGCTGGGCTGGTGCTTCGGTCTGGCAGGGGCACACAGCCATGCGGATCAGCATCTCGTCGTGGGCAACGACGGATCAGGATGTAGAGCGAAGCCTTGAGGCGATAATTCGCGTAGCAGAGGAGGTAAGGCAAAGCGGGTGTTTACTTCCCTAA